The genomic stretch CCTCATGGACATCACCATGCCGGTGATGACCGGCCTCGAGGCCGTCACGAAGCTCAAGGCCGACCCCGCCACCGCCGGCATCCCCATCGTGATGCTGACGGCGGAGAGCGCGACCGACAGCCAGACCTTTGCCTTCGAGCAGGGCGTCGAGAAGTACCTCACGAAGCCCTTCGGCGAGGACATCCTCATCGCCACCCTCTCCAGCC from Verrucomicrobium sp. GAS474 encodes the following:
- a CDS encoding response regulator, with protein sequence MKILSVDDSKMVHMVVAKALKNYDVEHISAMNGEEGVAKASSEKPDLILMDITMPVMTGLEAVTKLKADPATAGIPIVMLTAESATDSQTFAFEQGVEKYLTKPFGEDILIATLSSLIPLAPKAA